The following proteins are encoded in a genomic region of Hymenobacter siberiensis:
- the cdd gene encoding cytidine deaminase, which yields MARNSRQQLITFEELDAATDLTPAEQTTWQAARDATTHAYAPYSGFHVGAALLLADGTIFTGTNQENAAYPSGLCAERTALFGLAAAQPGHAPIVGMAVAARPNHGDFGPAMPCGACRQVMLEYETRQGQPIPLLLPSRDGTILRFSALSALMPFCFSADDLPPAG from the coding sequence ATGGCCCGCAATTCCCGCCAGCAGCTTATTACCTTCGAAGAGCTGGACGCCGCTACCGACCTCACGCCCGCCGAGCAAACCACCTGGCAGGCCGCCCGCGATGCCACCACGCACGCCTACGCGCCTTATTCCGGCTTCCACGTTGGGGCCGCGCTGCTCCTCGCCGATGGCACCATTTTCACGGGCACCAACCAGGAAAACGCCGCCTACCCCTCCGGCCTGTGCGCCGAGCGCACGGCTTTGTTTGGCCTCGCCGCCGCGCAGCCCGGCCACGCGCCCATTGTGGGCATGGCCGTGGCTGCCCGCCCCAATCACGGCGATTTTGGCCCCGCCATGCCCTGCGGGGCTTGCCGCCAAGTGATGCTGGAATACGAAACGCGCCAGGGCCAGCCCATTCCGCTGCTGCTCCCCAGTCGCGATGGCACTATTCTGCGCTTCAGCGCCCTCAGCGCCCTCATGCCCTTCTGCTTCTCGGCCGATGACCTGCCGCCCGCCGGGTAG
- a CDS encoding SDR family NAD(P)-dependent oxidoreductase — translation MKTAFVTGASSGIGRATAVALAKAGYQLVVTGRRRERLDELVAELAPVPVHVLTFDVRDRAAVDAAVASLPEALRAPDVLVNNAGGAHGLSPIHAGDPADWDQMLDANVRGLLNVTHALLPGMTARQTGFILNIGSIAGQEAYANGNVYCATKAAVQMLTKTMRLDLLPTGVRVAEVNPGAVETEFSQVRFKGDEARAAKVYEGFEPLKPEDIAEVIVFMVTRPPHVTIAEVLVLAGAQGAATTINRK, via the coding sequence ATGAAAACTGCTTTCGTAACCGGCGCATCGTCGGGCATTGGCCGGGCTACGGCCGTGGCACTGGCTAAGGCCGGCTACCAGCTGGTGGTGACCGGGCGGCGCCGTGAGCGGCTCGATGAGCTGGTAGCAGAGCTGGCTCCGGTGCCGGTACACGTGCTCACGTTCGACGTGCGCGACCGCGCGGCGGTGGATGCGGCCGTGGCGAGCTTGCCCGAGGCCCTGCGTGCTCCCGATGTGCTGGTGAACAACGCCGGCGGCGCACACGGCCTGAGCCCCATTCATGCCGGCGACCCCGCCGACTGGGACCAGATGCTGGATGCCAACGTGCGCGGCCTGCTGAACGTGACCCACGCCCTGCTGCCGGGCATGACGGCCCGCCAAACGGGCTTCATCCTGAACATTGGCTCCATTGCCGGGCAGGAGGCGTATGCCAACGGCAACGTGTATTGCGCCACCAAGGCCGCCGTGCAGATGCTCACCAAAACCATGCGCCTCGACCTGCTGCCTACTGGCGTGCGGGTAGCCGAGGTGAATCCCGGAGCCGTGGAGACCGAGTTTTCGCAGGTACGCTTCAAGGGCGATGAGGCGCGGGCCGCTAAGGTGTACGAAGGATTTGAGCCGCTGAAGCCGGAGGATATTGCCGAGGTAATTGTGTTTATGGTGACGCGCCCGCCGCACGTAACCATTGCCGAAGTGTTGGTGCTGGCCGGCGCGCAGGGCGCGGCCACTACGATTAATCGGAAGTAG
- a CDS encoding OmpA family protein: protein MDNLSRRLLQASCAVALTAAIASPAQAQSTRKDLKTGNKFFEQENYRAALPYYEKVLAKDPNNAKALFNAGISYMSFDKEKASDYIYKAQKLKPKVSKDVEYWLGRVDHLNYNFDEAVAHFQAYNATLKKNDQRKEELAQLIQHSKNAKVQFNSPKDIFVKNLGPTINTQFSEHSPVISSDNKMLIFTSRGENVTGATGKVSDKKNKSVAADGEYYEDIFESKRIDDENWEKPRSLSGVLNGKGHDASTQLFDNDSKLLMYRNDNNGDIFVSDKSGGDWGVPKPLDGNINSKAYEGDAFITPDGLTLYFATGKYSEDGTLDLYVSTRVAGGDFGPAKSLGGNINTKYDDDSPYLSKDGKTLYFSSRGHNTMGGYDIFKSEYDEAGRKWGPAQNMGYPVNTPDDDSYYRLSPDGSYAYLSSYRIGGYGEKDIYTINYIKNANIVGKVFSSKDSTTVIPGVELVFSGSQADKTALSFRDVTKPDGAYQVAVLSGRTYQVAVSKDGKPIETQEFAVPVSTNDSTTITKNFYINYVDTTQTNMFATKNIYFDTDKYKLRPESITTLKEISQVLMANPGINISVEGHCDSRNTDEYNMVLGQNRANAAFNYLKKQGIAEARMTTVSYGERRPAAPNDSPENMQLNRRDEFKVVLKEGEAMPTMTAPTSATDTGMSGSTTTTTTTAAPLSPGKSKVKLADGTKVKTKVDEDSDKVKVKTKGSAGEKSKTVTKNGELDAKAKDANGKKTKVKAKN from the coding sequence ATGGACAACTTATCCAGAAGGTTACTGCAAGCGTCGTGCGCCGTTGCCCTCACCGCCGCAATTGCCTCCCCGGCACAGGCGCAAAGCACGCGTAAGGACCTTAAAACCGGCAACAAGTTCTTCGAGCAGGAAAACTACCGCGCTGCCCTTCCTTACTACGAAAAGGTATTGGCCAAAGACCCGAACAACGCCAAAGCGCTGTTTAATGCCGGCATTTCCTACATGTCTTTCGACAAGGAGAAGGCCAGCGACTACATCTACAAAGCGCAGAAGCTGAAGCCGAAAGTTTCGAAGGACGTGGAATACTGGCTCGGCCGGGTTGACCACCTCAACTACAACTTCGACGAGGCCGTGGCCCACTTTCAGGCCTACAACGCTACCCTGAAGAAGAACGACCAGCGCAAAGAGGAGCTGGCACAGCTCATTCAGCACAGCAAGAATGCTAAGGTGCAGTTCAACTCGCCCAAGGACATCTTCGTGAAGAACCTGGGCCCCACCATCAACACGCAGTTCTCGGAGCACAGCCCCGTAATTTCGTCGGATAACAAAATGCTCATTTTTACCTCGCGGGGTGAGAACGTGACCGGTGCCACTGGCAAGGTTTCGGACAAAAAGAACAAGAGCGTAGCTGCCGATGGCGAATACTACGAAGACATCTTTGAGTCTAAGCGCATTGACGATGAGAATTGGGAAAAGCCCCGTTCGTTGAGCGGTGTGCTGAACGGCAAAGGCCACGATGCCTCGACGCAGCTGTTCGATAACGACAGTAAGCTGCTGATGTACCGCAACGACAACAACGGTGACATCTTCGTATCGGACAAAAGCGGTGGCGACTGGGGCGTGCCCAAGCCTTTGGATGGCAATATCAACTCCAAAGCTTACGAAGGCGATGCCTTCATTACGCCGGACGGCCTGACCCTGTACTTCGCTACCGGTAAGTATTCGGAAGACGGTACTCTCGACCTGTACGTATCAACCCGCGTGGCGGGAGGTGATTTTGGCCCGGCTAAGTCGCTCGGTGGCAATATCAATACCAAGTACGACGATGATAGCCCGTACCTGAGCAAAGACGGTAAAACGCTGTATTTCTCGTCGCGCGGCCACAATACCATGGGCGGCTACGACATCTTCAAGTCGGAATACGACGAAGCTGGCCGCAAATGGGGCCCGGCCCAGAACATGGGCTACCCCGTGAACACGCCGGACGATGACTCCTACTACCGCCTGAGCCCCGATGGGTCCTACGCTTACCTGAGCTCGTACCGCATTGGCGGCTACGGTGAGAAGGACATCTACACCATCAACTACATCAAGAACGCCAACATCGTTGGTAAGGTATTCTCGTCGAAAGACAGCACCACGGTAATTCCGGGTGTGGAGCTGGTGTTCAGCGGTTCGCAGGCTGATAAAACGGCACTGAGCTTCCGCGACGTAACCAAGCCCGATGGCGCTTATCAGGTAGCTGTGCTTTCGGGCCGTACCTACCAGGTGGCCGTGAGCAAGGACGGTAAGCCGATTGAGACGCAGGAATTTGCCGTGCCGGTTTCGACGAATGATTCGACGACCATCACGAAGAATTTCTACATCAACTATGTAGATACGACGCAAACGAACATGTTTGCTACCAAGAATATCTACTTCGATACCGACAAGTATAAGCTGCGTCCGGAGTCGATTACGACCCTGAAGGAAATCAGCCAGGTGCTGATGGCTAACCCCGGCATTAACATCTCGGTAGAAGGCCATTGCGACTCGCGTAACACCGACGAGTACAACATGGTACTCGGCCAGAACCGCGCCAACGCCGCCTTCAACTACCTGAAGAAGCAGGGTATTGCTGAGGCTCGCATGACGACCGTGAGCTACGGCGAGCGTCGTCCGGCCGCGCCGAACGATTCGCCCGAGAACATGCAGCTCAACCGCCGCGATGAGTTTAAAGTGGTGCTGAAGGAAGGCGAAGCCATGCCGACCATGACGGCTCCGACCAGCGCTACCGACACTGGCATGAGCGGTTCGACGACCACCACGACCACAACAGCTGCTCCGCTGAGCCCCGGCAAGAGCAAGGTGAAACTGGCCGATGGCACCAAGGTGAAAACCAAGGTGGACGAGGATTCGGATAAAGTGAAGGTTAAAACCAAAGGCAGCGCTGGTGAGAAGTCGAAAACCGTGACTAAAAACGGTGAGCTCGATGCCAAAGCCAAAGACGCCAACGGCAAAAAAACCAAAGTGAAAGCCAAGAACTAA
- a CDS encoding saccharopine dehydrogenase family protein, which yields MTSRLLLLGAGRSASSLIQYLLRHAPTENWYLTVADVNPAHLVPVLAAHTEYARAVPFDLANEAQLEELVSQADAVISMLPAALHPVVARACVRQGRHLATASYVSPEIRALHDEAEAAGVTLLMECGLDPGLDHMSAMRAIAHIRGRGGVITSFKSYCGGLLAPAAEGDNPWKYKFTWNPRNVVLAGQSTAKFLENGLPRFIPYQQLFSRIETLTLPEYGEFEGYANRDSLSYRAPYGLEDIPTILRGTLRRPGYCAAWQALVRLGLTDDSVNLDNPATMTWAELVVAYLPASLILHLDLAARVAAYLGLNPTGEEMGRLHWLGLFSDRPVGHAHATPAQLLERLLAEKWQLQPHDQDLIVMQHLFEFELNGTTHRLTSSLAVEGDDATHTGMAKTVGLPLGMAVRRLLRGEVPQRGVLIPVGADLHEPILDELAADYGIRFHEEEA from the coding sequence ATGACTTCCCGCCTTTTGCTCCTTGGGGCCGGCCGCTCGGCCTCGTCCCTTATCCAGTACTTATTGCGCCACGCGCCTACCGAAAACTGGTATCTGACCGTGGCCGACGTGAACCCGGCGCATCTGGTGCCGGTGCTGGCGGCCCACACCGAGTACGCCCGCGCCGTACCCTTCGACCTGGCCAATGAGGCCCAGCTAGAGGAGCTGGTGAGCCAGGCCGATGCCGTGATTTCGATGCTGCCGGCCGCCCTGCACCCAGTGGTGGCACGGGCCTGCGTGCGCCAGGGCCGCCACTTGGCCACGGCCAGCTACGTGAGCCCTGAGATTCGAGCGCTGCACGACGAGGCTGAGGCCGCCGGCGTGACGCTGCTCATGGAGTGCGGCCTGGACCCCGGCCTCGACCACATGTCGGCGATGCGGGCCATTGCGCACATCCGGGGGCGGGGCGGGGTCATTACCAGCTTCAAAAGCTATTGCGGGGGCCTGCTGGCTCCGGCGGCGGAGGGCGATAATCCCTGGAAATACAAGTTCACCTGGAACCCGCGCAACGTGGTGCTGGCGGGCCAGAGTACGGCTAAATTTCTAGAGAACGGGTTGCCGCGCTTCATCCCGTACCAGCAGCTTTTTAGTCGGATTGAGACGTTGACATTGCCCGAATACGGCGAGTTTGAAGGCTACGCCAACCGGGATTCGCTGAGCTACCGCGCGCCGTATGGGCTGGAGGATATTCCGACCATCCTGCGCGGTACGCTGCGGCGGCCGGGCTACTGCGCCGCCTGGCAAGCCCTCGTGCGCCTCGGCCTGACCGATGACTCGGTGAACCTCGACAACCCCGCCACCATGACCTGGGCCGAGCTGGTGGTGGCCTATCTACCCGCATCACTCATTTTGCACCTCGACCTGGCGGCGCGGGTGGCGGCCTACCTTGGCCTGAACCCCACCGGCGAAGAAATGGGCCGCCTGCACTGGCTGGGCTTGTTTTCGGACCGGCCCGTGGGCCATGCTCACGCCACGCCGGCCCAATTGCTGGAGCGCCTGCTGGCCGAAAAGTGGCAGCTGCAACCTCACGACCAGGACCTGATTGTGATGCAGCACCTCTTCGAGTTTGAGCTGAACGGCACCACGCACCGCCTCACGTCGTCGCTGGCCGTGGAGGGCGACGACGCCACCCATACCGGCATGGCCAAAACCGTGGGCCTGCCCCTGGGCATGGCCGTGCGCCGCCTGCTGCGCGGCGAAGTGCCCCAGCGCGGCGTGCTGATTCCGGTGGGAGCCGACTTACACGAGCCCATTCTGGACGAGCTGGCCGCCGATTACGGCATCCGCTTCCACGAAGAAGAAGCATAG
- a CDS encoding alpha/beta hydrolase, translating to MEHHLTVARTARYQQLGKLSTQTRHVWFVCHGYGQLAAYFIRHFAFLVEADPSTVIIAPEGLSRFYLSGNGGRMGASWMTRDDRLHEINDHIGFLNQLAERVLAECPPYVQVTVLGFSQGTATVSRWLTQARFRPAHLVLWAGSFPDDIDATVAQSLLHALKLTIVIGSDDEYITLTQAEQQFQYLEQFAALTHLVTFPGKHELNRAILKKLAVSEQ from the coding sequence ATGGAACACCACCTCACCGTTGCCCGCACGGCCCGCTACCAGCAGCTGGGCAAATTATCGACCCAAACGCGCCATGTGTGGTTTGTCTGCCACGGCTACGGGCAGCTGGCCGCGTACTTTATCCGGCACTTTGCTTTTTTAGTCGAAGCCGACCCCAGCACCGTCATCATCGCGCCCGAGGGTCTGTCCCGCTTCTACCTCAGCGGCAACGGCGGCCGCATGGGCGCCAGCTGGATGACCCGCGACGACCGCCTACACGAAATCAACGACCACATCGGCTTCCTCAACCAGCTGGCCGAAAGGGTACTCGCTGAGTGCCCACCCTATGTGCAAGTTACCGTGCTGGGCTTTTCCCAAGGCACCGCCACGGTCAGCCGCTGGCTGACGCAAGCGCGTTTCAGACCCGCTCACCTTGTCCTATGGGCCGGCAGCTTTCCCGATGATATAGATGCCACCGTGGCACAAAGCCTCCTGCACGCCCTTAAGCTAACTATTGTTATCGGTTCTGATGACGAATACATCACCCTCACCCAGGCAGAACAGCAGTTCCAATATCTTGAACAATTCGCCGCTTTAACGCACCTCGTCACATTCCCCGGCAAACACGAATTGAACCGAGCCATCCTGAAAAAGCTGGCTGTTTCAGAGCAATAA
- the ubiE gene encoding bifunctional demethylmenaquinone methyltransferase/2-methoxy-6-polyprenyl-1,4-benzoquinol methylase UbiE, with protein sequence MAVVPYKDNSADKKSQVAQMFNSIAGKYDFLNHFLSAGTDIYWRRKAVDELKALRPARILDIATGTADFAIETLRAAAPDARITGVDISEGMLEVGRRKLAAKGLGHRIQLELGDSENLPFEDGEFDAVTASFGVRNFAHLEAGLSEMRRVLRPGGKLVILEFSKPSAFPLKQAYNFYFSRVLPVFGKMISKDQSAYTYLPASVQAFPDGPDFLAILAKVGFKEPAWQPLTFGISSIYTAQK encoded by the coding sequence ATGGCCGTCGTACCCTACAAAGACAATTCCGCCGATAAGAAATCGCAGGTTGCCCAGATGTTTAACTCCATCGCGGGCAAGTACGATTTTCTCAATCATTTTCTCAGCGCAGGCACCGACATTTACTGGCGGCGCAAAGCGGTAGATGAGTTGAAAGCGTTGCGCCCGGCCCGCATTCTGGATATTGCGACCGGCACCGCCGATTTCGCCATTGAAACCCTGCGGGCCGCCGCTCCCGATGCCCGGATAACGGGCGTCGACATCTCGGAAGGAATGCTGGAAGTTGGGCGGCGCAAGCTGGCCGCCAAAGGCCTGGGCCATCGCATTCAGCTGGAACTCGGTGACTCGGAGAACCTGCCGTTTGAGGACGGTGAGTTTGACGCGGTGACGGCCTCTTTTGGGGTGCGCAACTTTGCGCATCTCGAAGCCGGCCTTTCCGAAATGCGGCGGGTGCTGCGGCCGGGGGGTAAGCTTGTTATCCTGGAATTCAGTAAGCCCAGTGCATTTCCCCTTAAGCAAGCGTATAATTTTTATTTTAGTCGGGTACTGCCGGTCTTTGGTAAGATGATTTCCAAAGACCAGTCGGCGTATACTTATCTGCCGGCCTCGGTGCAGGCCTTCCCCGACGGTCCCGATTTCCTAGCTATTCTCGCTAAGGTCGGCTTCAAAGAACCTGCATGGCAACCACTCACCTTCGGAATAAGCTCCATCTACACCGCGCAGAAATAA
- the porT gene encoding type IX secretion/gliding motility protein PorT/SprT codes for MATTHLRNKLHLHRAEIKRLLLLGLLALLLPTAAMAQRKAQSRANRGKNGTIKSITVQNLPGYDDRWFHPGMYISGSASRFVIEQSSAYISSQYVTANSIYSPSLGVGFIGDARLGGPRSPFIFRFAPGINFLTRKVEFTPRNYPVPDSIVTQEVTSTVVQFPLLIKYQSDRRRNARMYMIAGISPSITASNRRSDPLRNQLQALNSDLTLEYGVGLDLFYPLFKLAPELRFSHGLKNLLVGHNDVFSNSLQYMSTNSVTLYINIQN; via the coding sequence ATGGCAACCACTCACCTTCGGAATAAGCTCCATCTACACCGCGCAGAAATAAAGCGCCTGCTGCTGCTTGGTTTGCTGGCGCTGCTGCTGCCCACGGCCGCAATGGCACAGCGCAAAGCTCAGTCGCGGGCCAACCGGGGCAAAAATGGCACTATCAAATCCATCACGGTGCAGAACCTTCCTGGCTACGATGACCGGTGGTTTCACCCGGGCATGTACATCAGCGGCTCGGCTTCGCGGTTTGTGATTGAGCAATCGAGCGCCTACATCTCCAGCCAGTACGTGACGGCCAATTCCATCTACAGCCCGAGTCTGGGGGTAGGTTTTATTGGCGATGCGCGGCTTGGCGGGCCCCGCTCACCGTTTATCTTTCGCTTTGCGCCCGGGATAAATTTCCTGACGCGGAAAGTGGAATTCACGCCGCGCAACTACCCGGTGCCAGACTCGATTGTGACGCAGGAAGTGACCTCGACAGTGGTGCAGTTTCCGCTGCTGATTAAATACCAGTCGGACCGGCGGCGCAATGCGCGGATGTATATGATTGCCGGTATCAGCCCGAGCATCACGGCCAGCAACCGTCGTAGCGACCCGTTGCGCAACCAGCTGCAGGCGCTCAACAGCGACCTGACGCTGGAGTATGGCGTGGGCCTGGACCTGTTTTACCCGCTGTTTAAGCTGGCACCAGAGCTGCGGTTTTCGCACGGCCTGAAAAACCTGCTGGTGGGGCACAACGACGTGTTCAGCAACAGCTTGCAGTACATGAGCACCAATTCAGTGACGCTGTACATCAATATTCAAAACTAA
- a CDS encoding DUF5606 family protein: protein MPYELQELAAISGMPGLYRLVRAARHGVLVESLDEKATRTLAPARNKVSLLSEISIYTQDPEETVPLTEVFERIYQKHGAASPVTAKSSEDELTSFLAGVIPDYDRDRVYLSDIKKLASWYGIVSKHRPYQEAAAAEAIEEAPATTEEAPKPKAKSAKATKADTEPSADEPLSTGGVIGAADEAPTAEGNPEATAPAKKSRKKAE, encoded by the coding sequence ATGCCCTACGAATTGCAAGAATTGGCCGCTATCAGCGGCATGCCCGGCCTGTACCGCCTGGTGCGCGCCGCCCGCCACGGCGTATTGGTCGAAAGCCTCGACGAAAAAGCAACCCGCACGTTGGCCCCGGCCCGCAACAAAGTGTCGCTGCTGTCGGAGATTTCCATCTATACCCAGGACCCCGAAGAGACGGTGCCGCTGACGGAAGTATTCGAGCGTATCTACCAAAAGCATGGCGCGGCATCGCCCGTGACGGCCAAGTCGAGCGAGGATGAGCTAACCAGTTTCCTGGCCGGCGTGATTCCCGACTACGACCGCGACCGGGTGTATCTGTCCGATATCAAGAAGCTGGCCAGCTGGTACGGCATCGTGAGCAAGCACCGCCCCTACCAGGAGGCAGCCGCTGCCGAAGCCATCGAAGAAGCACCAGCAACGACAGAAGAAGCACCGAAGCCCAAAGCCAAATCGGCCAAAGCCACCAAAGCCGACACCGAGCCCAGCGCCGATGAGCCCCTGAGCACCGGCGGCGTAATTGGCGCAGCCGACGAAGCGCCGACCGCCGAAGGCAACCCGGAGGCTACCGCCCCGGCCAAGAAAAGCCGCAAGAAGGCCGAGTAG
- the yihA gene encoding ribosome biogenesis GTP-binding protein YihA/YsxC: MVIHDARFLMSNSRADLCPAPTLPEYAFIGRSNVGKSSLINMLTERKGLAKTSSSPGKTQLINHFVINDTWFLVDLPGYGYAKVSKTSRAEWAKMINYYLRNRANLMCVCVLIDSRHAPQTADLEFMEKLGEEGIPFVMIFTKADKQSTAQTKALLTEYLRKMSEIWDELPRYFLTSAETGLGRDEVLDFITDVNEQWVAEAAANA, from the coding sequence ATGGTTATTCACGACGCGCGCTTTCTGATGAGTAATTCACGGGCCGACTTATGCCCCGCTCCTACGCTGCCCGAATACGCTTTCATCGGCCGCTCCAACGTGGGAAAGTCGTCGCTTATCAATATGCTGACGGAGCGCAAGGGGCTGGCCAAAACGTCATCTTCGCCGGGCAAGACGCAATTAATTAATCATTTCGTTATTAATGACACTTGGTTTCTGGTCGATTTGCCGGGCTACGGCTACGCCAAAGTGAGCAAAACCTCGCGCGCCGAATGGGCCAAGATGATTAACTACTACCTGCGCAACCGGGCCAACCTGATGTGCGTGTGCGTGCTGATTGACTCGCGCCACGCGCCGCAGACCGCCGATTTGGAATTCATGGAAAAGCTGGGCGAAGAGGGCATTCCCTTCGTGATGATTTTCACAAAGGCCGACAAGCAGTCGACGGCCCAGACCAAGGCCCTGCTGACCGAGTACCTGCGCAAGATGAGCGAAATCTGGGACGAGCTGCCGCGCTACTTCCTGACCTCGGCCGAAACCGGCCTGGGCCGCGACGAAGTCCTGGATTTTATTACTGACGTGAACGAACAATGGGTGGCCGAGGCCGCCGCCAATGCGTAG
- a CDS encoding energy transducer TonB has translation MTKNISIPQLALSLLLLAAAPAAAQTTPNIAPPKSQAEKGTGIGSAGKVIPVAEYYEGGQAAMYDFIGKELKYPLMAKRNRIQGQCIVSFILNPDGTMSGVKLVKQVGGGTGEEALRVVRLLKFKAPEYPILTSLPIVFKLGVTGSNATEGQ, from the coding sequence ATGACCAAAAATATTTCTATACCGCAGCTGGCCCTGAGCCTGCTGCTGCTGGCCGCAGCGCCAGCCGCCGCCCAAACCACTCCCAATATTGCGCCGCCCAAGTCGCAGGCCGAGAAGGGCACAGGCATTGGGTCGGCCGGCAAGGTGATTCCGGTGGCTGAATACTACGAAGGTGGCCAGGCGGCCATGTACGACTTCATTGGCAAGGAACTCAAGTACCCACTAATGGCTAAGCGCAACCGCATTCAGGGCCAGTGCATTGTGAGCTTTATCCTGAATCCTGACGGCACCATGTCGGGGGTGAAGCTGGTGAAGCAGGTGGGCGGCGGCACGGGCGAGGAAGCCCTGCGCGTGGTGCGCCTGCTGAAGTTCAAGGCCCCGGAATATCCGATTCTGACCAGCCTGCCCATCGTGTTCAAGCTCGGCGTGACGGGCTCGAACGCGACGGAAGGACAATAA